One stretch of Daphnia pulicaria isolate SC F1-1A chromosome 6, SC_F0-13Bv2, whole genome shotgun sequence DNA includes these proteins:
- the LOC124342005 gene encoding uncharacterized protein LOC124342005 — protein sequence MAISLYLTFFSLICLLSLANSELSSCQGSGLKYLNGDALSGMTSCMGPENIPYPTAAIARMFKSDRQGRASRLVDPAETQRTLLKFHEAANYGDSSQVLHRQERNVFDLPQSQFRASTGCSAPGGRLCKTRYNTTAPLYGVSLTSGQPVTIVQKFPDLLQQVIFEVCDSAECDVVHGECVQTYVPYLFLVIPLGPVTLTGQDYVLVENGCVCRPKYARPVGQQESSLSEVLPGLN from the exons ATGGCAATTTCTCTCTACTTGACGTTCTTCAGTTTAATTTGTCTCCTGAGTCTGGCCAACAGTGAGCTAAGCTCGTGTCAAGGTTCCGGCTTAAAATATCTCAACGGTGACGCTCTGTCGGGAATGACCTCATGTATGGGACCAGAAAACATACCCTATCCTAC GGCTGCCATCGCACGTATGTTTAAATCGGATCGACAAGGCCGGGCATCACGTCTTGTTGATCCAGCGGAAACGCAACGGACGTTGCTCAAATTTCACGAGGCTGCCAACTACGGAGACTCGAGCCAGGTGCTACATCGCCAAG AAAGGAACGTGTTTGATCTGCCACAATCGCAGTTCCGGGCCAGCACTGGATGTTCGGCACCGGGCGGTCGTCTCTGTAAAACGCGGTACAACACAACAGCCCCGTTATACGGTGTTTCATTGACTTCCGGCCAGCCAGTCACCATCGTCCAAAAATTTCCAGATCTTCTGCAGCAAGTCATTTTTGAGGTTTGCGA TTCGGCCGAGTGTGACGTCGTGCACGGTGAGTGCGTTCAAACTTACGTCCCCTATTTGTTCCTGGTTATCCCGCTAGGTCCGGTGACGCTAACCGGACAAGATTACGTCCTGGTGGAAAACGGCTGCGTCTGTCGTCCAAAGTACGCTCGCCCTGTTGGCCAGCAGGAATCCTCACTGTCTGAAGTCCTCCCCGGTTTGAATTGA